The sequence CCGATCTACACTCTCCCTACACTACCCCATCCGGTAACCTCCACGGTATGCCATTAGCAGCTTCAACAGCTTTGGATAATAAGGTTTGTCAAATCAATCAGCCTGAGAAAAAAACCATTGAAGCTTGGGAGAAATTGAAAAAAATTGGTGGTATATCACCTAAAATCACGTTTAAAGACCTGATTTATATTGCTACACGTGATATGGAAAAACCGGAAAAATTTATTTTGAAGAAAAATAATGTCCGCATTTATTCTGTTCAAAAAATGCGTGAAACCGGAATTCAGTTTGTAATTGAAGACGCAATGAAACGTTTGAGTCACTGCGACCGCATATATGTTTCATTTGATGTGGACAGTATGGATGCCAACGTTTCAAGAGGAACAGGCACACCGGTTAAAAGCGGATTATATGAAAGTGAAGCTTTCCAATTAGTAAGCGGTTTAGCAAAAGAACCAAAGGTTTGCTGTATGGAAATTACAGAAGTAAATCCAACCCTCGATAATAAAAAGAATATGATGGCCGAAATTGCTTTGGAAATTTTAGAGCAATTTACAGGAGAAATAGAAAAAAGACTATGATGGAATTAATTGCGCAACTCAAAAGTGAAGTAGTTGCCGTTGTAAATAATTTATACAATCAACAAGTTGAATCATCAATTGTAAAAATTGATAAAACACCGCAGGAATTTACAGGAGAACTTACTGTTGTAATTTTTCCATTCGTGAAATTAAGCAAAAAAAATCCTGAAATAACCGCACAGGAAATTGGTGCTGCATTAAAAAATGGCAGTAAAAATATCGCCGATTTTAATGTTGTAAAAGGTTTTTTAAATATCAGTTTTACAGATACTTACTGGATTGGTGTATTACAAAATATTCAGCGGTCAGTTAATTATGGTTTACTGCCAAAAACAGGCAAAAAAGTAGCCTTAGAATATTGTGGCCCCAACACAAATAAACCATTACATCTTGGCCATATCAGAAATGTATTACTTGGTTATGCTACTGCCAATATTTTAGCTGCTGCGGGACATACTGTTCATAAGGTAAATATCCTTAACGACAGAGGTATTGCCATTTGTAAAAGTATGGTTGCTTATTTACGCAATGGCAACAATTCGACACCAACCTCCACGGGTATAAAAGGTGATCATTTTGTAGGGAAATATTATATCGAATTTGCAAAAATTCACGCTGCAGAAGTTGCAGATTTGATGTCAGCCGGTATGTCAAAAGACGAAGCTGAAAAACGCACATCCATTTATCTTGAAGCACAGGAAATGCTACGCCAGTGGGAAGCCGGGGATGATACAGTTATTGCATTATGGAATAAAATGAACGATTGGGTGTATGCCGGATTTGCCATTACTTATCAAAAAATAGGCATCGATTTTGAAAAAGAATATAAGGAAAGTGAATTTTATTTAGATGGTAAAAAAATGGTGCAGGAAGGTTTAGCTTCAGGTGCATTTTTTTCTAAAGAAGATGGTAGCATCTGGGTCGATTTAACGGATGATGGTTTAGACCAGAAAGTATTACTTCGTGCAGATGGAACCAGTGTATATATTACACAGGACATGGGTGTAGCAGAAGCACGCTACAACGATTTTAAAATGGATACTTCCGTATATGTTGTTGCTAACGAACAGGATTATCATTTTAAAGTATTAAAACTCGTTTTACAAAAACTGGGCAGACCATATGGTGATGGAATTTATCATTTAAGTTATGGTATGGTGGACTTACCGGAAGGTAAAATGAAAAGTCGCGAAAGGTACTGTTGTAGACGCCGATGATTTAATTACCGAAATGACCGATGAAGCAAAAGCATTTTTAGCTGCTTCCGAAAAATCGGTGACATTTACAGATGAAGAAAAAAATGAGCTCGCCGATCAGATTGGCCTTGCTGCATTAAAATATTTTATATTAAAAGTTGATCCCAAAAAACGTATTTTATTTAATCCGAAAGAATCAATTGATTTACAGGGCAACACCGGACCATTTATTCAGTATAGTTACGCCAGGATTCAATCTATTTTCAGAAAAATGGCTACCTTGGGTATTCCGTTTAATGAAATACAATCCACATCATTATTACCGGATGAAAAATCGCTGATTGTATTAATAAATCAATATCCCGGAGTTGTTCAGACTGCTGCAGATAATTATTCTCCTGCTGAAATTGCAAACTACATTTATAATCTTGCAAAAACATTTAATTCATTTTATGCTGACCACTCCATTCTCAAAGCAGATAATGAGGAGCAGCAGCAATTGAGAGCTGCAATAGCAAAATTAACTGCACATATTTTAAATTCCGGCTTACAATTACTCGGCATTCAAAGCCCGGAAAGAATGTAAATCTTCAAATAATTTCCATAAAAAAAGCCCGGATTTTACAATTCCGGGCTTTTGTTTATTTATCTAAAAAATCAATCAGCACCATCAGCGGAGGCTACTTCAATGGCAATTTCACCAATTGTGCGCCCTGTAGTTAAACCTGCATCACTGTCAAAACGCCAGTGAATACGGGAATAAACTCTCGAATCAGCCGCATCCTGAGCATAAGAACTGAACAATGAAGCTTCTGAAGGGAAAATATATCCTAAAACTGTTCCCGCAGTTGAAGAAAATGTTGCATGCCCCGATGTATAAGAAGGGAAATTTGGCAACCCGAATAAGGTTAAAATATCAGTATTACCTTGTGGAGGACGAGGATACATGTAAAAATATTTTGTATCCCAGCAACTGATACCCGCATCCATCATTGCCGTATTTAAATAGGCAAATGTTCTTGCTGTACGCAATGGATTTTGACGGTATTGGATAATATAGTCAGCAGCAATGCGGTCCCAATGTCCGGCAGGTGTATAAGTGCCAAAACCATCTGACCAGAAATACGCCATTTCCTGTTGTTCACGACTGCATTCATTAGTAAAATCTTCCATTTCTTTTTTAGCAGTTTCATATTCCGCTGAACCAACTGCAGGAGGCGGACCCGGGCGAACAGATTCAGGGTTGCCTATCCACCAAGTTTTTACTTTTCCATAAGCAGGTGTAATACCCACTTTACGTTGCGGTACTTCTAAATTTTCCCAATGCGGCCATTGACTTCCCCACATTGCATCAGCTGCAGATTCGTAACCAGCATAAGTTGCAGCATCTACCTGGGCAAATTTCATACTATCGTTGGCAGCACGTGCTTTATATTGACGGAAAACATATCCGCCAATATCATCTCCTGCAAGTAAATCACTTTCAACATTCATTCCTGCCCACTTGCGTGATTCACGACATTCAGCAGCTAATTCGTTGATATAATCCACTTCCAAAGGAAATAAAAACTTCAGCATTTCTGATGAAACTTCAGCAATAGCAGCATCTTCAGACGGATAAGAAGGTAAATTATTATCTGGATATTCAGGTGAAATACCTGCGTCAACTTTATAAGGAGCCTGACGGTTATAAGTGTATTTATAATTCCATGTTGTAATCATGGCATCGTATTGTGCTGCTGCCAAATACGCATAGGCACGAACCGCATAAGGTGGATGTGCGAATGGGAAATATGGATAAACACTTGGATTAGCAGAACTTGGTGCACTGTATGTGTCATCAGCATTTGGCGATGGCGCAAGGTTATATTTTGCCACTAATTCCTGAGCAATTTCCTGCCAGCGGATTACAGTATTATTACCCCAATAATCAACAGCTTCCTGTTCGTCGGCAGATAATGAACCGTTATATGATTTTACTTCATCTAATTCAGCAAGATATTCAGCGGAAGTAACATCAGCAGGTGCAGCAATTGCTGTATCAGCACCTGAAACTAATAAAATCGGATCCCATGTTCCACCATCTTCATCTAATGAAGCGTATTCATAAGATTCGAAACCATTATAACGCGGAACATCTGTTTCGCACGATTGTGTGAGCAACAACCCTGTAGCTGCTGCAACACTAAATATTATTTTATAAGATAATTTTTTCATTTTAGTTTGCTTGTGGGGTTGGGTTAGTAACATTTTCTTTTGTTTTCCATAAACCAAACTGGTAGGAAATACCACCGCCCAACATCATTGATTTACCAACGTTGCGGCCTGTAAGTGTATAATTTGAGTTAAAGTGTAACGCTAAACCTTCAATAAATAAATTATAATAATCAAGGTTTAACCCAACACGCATGGCTTCCATATCGTTTGATGGAAATCCACCATCCTGACGGCGAATATCAAAACCTCCGAAAGTGGTTAAAGAGCTTAATACACCTTCAAATTTGAAATTTTTACTTGGGAAGATATAACCTAATGTTACATTATAATCCATTGCATCCGGCATATCTATCTCATCTGAATAATAACCTTGTGTAGTATAGTAATAACTGCGATCGAGAAATGCATTTCCACGTAAATGGTAAGCACCGTCTACACGACCATAAATACCATTGTCGGCATCGTAATGAACAATACCCCTGAAAATTCCATCAGGACAGCCTAAACCGATAGCAAATGGATTTTCCGGAACATAATCTGAAGCCGGAAGTGCTATACCTGCGCTGGCCAATAATTTAATATTGCCAGGACCAACTTTGTGTTCTAAGATTAAACCTTTAACAAAAAAACCGGCATCCTGAAATCCCTTATCACCGGCAACTACACCACCAGAAGGATTAGTAGTCATATAAGGTAACATAGCTAAAAGTTAACTCTGTCTATTATGCCAAGCATAAAACCTGCGGTAACCGATTGTGTAGTGAGTGTTCCAATATTACCATTTTCACGAAGGGAATCCCCTTCCCAATATTCGCTCCATGCAGAATTGGTATAGTGCACGTCGAAGCAAATTTCACCGGGTTTCATCATCACAGCGTCAGAGGTCGTCTGCGCCTGAGTTTGAAGCACGGCTGCCGATAAAAATACCAGCGTTAGTGTTGTTTTGAGTTGTCTTTTAAAATACATAAATAGCGGATTTTAGGCAAAAGTAGGTTTGGCAGTTCAGAGCGCGAATTGCTTTACATAAGTTTTAAAAACCGATGCCGATATTTAAAAAACTTTAGCACTTACTGATAAACCTTTTTGTGAAATGGGTTTTTCGCTAAAACGGTGACATGGGTTTCATTATACTATAACCGTTGTCATTTCTTCCCAACCCATATCCGATTACCTTCGAAACCAACTAAATACTATTGTATGAACACTGATATGCCTATTACTGTAAACGGTGTTAAACCGGTTTTGCAGTCCGAAAAATATGTTTTCTCTTTTTATGAAGGAGATGGTAAAAACAAACAG comes from Bacteroidota bacterium and encodes:
- a CDS encoding arginase, translated to MKRVKVISVNSELGAGTRGAGLGFDAIRVAAWTKGSRYFKEHPPVILQSNNDEVLDDIETAYSVKIQFIVEMYNKIAEMVMDCMKKKEFPVIISGDHSNAGGTIAGLKMAFPKDTLGVIWIDAHADLHSPYTTPSGNLHGMPLAASTALDNKVCQINQPEKKTIEAWEKLKKIGGISPKITFKDLIYIATRDMEKPEKFILKKNNVRIYSVQKMRETGIQFVIEDAMKRLSHCDRIYVSFDVDSMDANVSRGTGTPVKSGLYESEAFQLVSGLAKEPKVCCMEITEVNPTLDNKKNMMAEIALEILEQFTGEIEKRL
- a CDS encoding phosphatase PAP2 family protein, with the protein product MKKLSYKIIFSVAAATGLLLTQSCETDVPRYNGFESYEYASLDEDGGTWDPILLVSGADTAIAAPADVTSAEYLAELDEVKSYNGSLSADEQEAVDYWGNNTVIRWQEIAQELVAKYNLAPSPNADDTYSAPSSANPSVYPYFPFAHPPYAVRAYAYLAAAQYDAMITTWNYKYTYNRQAPYKVDAGISPEYPDNNLPSYPSEDAAIAEVSSEMLKFLFPLEVDYINELAAECRESRKWAGMNVESDLLAGDDIGGYVFRQYKARAANDSMKFAQVDAATYAGYESAADAMWGSQWPHWENLEVPQRKVGITPAYGKVKTWWIGNPESVRPGPPPAVGSAEYETAKKEMEDFTNECSREQQEMAYFWSDGFGTYTPAGHWDRIAADYIIQYRQNPLRTARTFAYLNTAMMDAGISCWDTKYFYMYPRPPQGNTDILTLFGLPNFPSYTSGHATFSSTAGTVLGYIFPSEASLFSSYAQDAADSRVYSRIHWRFDSDAGLTTGRTIGEIAIEVASADGAD